A genome region from Gadus chalcogrammus isolate NIFS_2021 chromosome 5, NIFS_Gcha_1.0, whole genome shotgun sequence includes the following:
- the LOC130382979 gene encoding cytochrome P450 1B1-like, with amino-acid sequence MAMDTEFGLRESSIIKEWSGQVQPALVATLVFLFCLEACLWVRNLRLKRRLPGPFAWPVVGNAMQLGQMPHITFSRLAKKYGNVYQIRLGGNDIVVLNGDKAIREALIEHSTVFAGRPNFISFQRISGGRSLTFTNYSRQWKTHRRIAQSTIRAFSSANSETKSAFEQHVTAEALDLVQMFLRQSSDGRYFNPAHEFTVAAANVMCALCFGKRYGHDDIEFRNLLKRLDKFGETVGAGSLVDVMPWLQSFPNPVRSGYENFKHINEEFYAYVKDKVLQHRDTYRAGVTRDMSDAFIRAIDHGEDSGLSEEYVEATVTDLVGAGQDTVSTLLQWILLLLVKYPDVQARLQELVDQVVGRHRLPSLEDRSRLAYLDAFIYETMRYTSFVPLTIPHSTTADVTVDGLYIPRDTVVFVNQSSVNHDPLRWTEPGVFRPSRFLDADGALDRDATNGVMVFSTGKRRCVGQQLAKVEVFVITAVLLHQCTFERDPSRPLTLDCSYGLTLKPLPFGVSARLRGDPLRGGSLA; translated from the coding sequence ATGGCAATGGACACTGAGTTTGGTTTGAGGGAAAGCAGCATCATCAAGGAATGGAGTGGACAGGTCCAACCTGCTCTTGTCGCCACGCTGGTCTTCCTCTTCTGTCTGGAAGCCTGTCTGTGGGTCAGGAACCTCAGGCTCAAGAGAAGACTCCCAGGACCGTTTGCCTGGCCCGTGGTGGGCAACGCCATGCAGCTGGGCCAGATGCCCCACATCACCTTCTCCCGGCTGGCTAAGAAATACGGCAACGTGTACCAGATACGCCTGGGAGGCAACGACATCGTGGTTCTGAACGGAGACAAGGCGATCCGGGAGGCTCTGATTGAGCACAGCACTGTGTTCGCGGGCAGACCAAATTTCATCTCCTTCCAGAGGATCTCCGGGGGCCGGAGCTTGACATTCACCAATTACAGCCGGCAGTGGAAAACACACAGGAGAATTGCCCAATCTACCATCAGAGCCTTTTCCTCTGCCAACAGTGAGACCAAGTCGGCGTTTGAGCAGCATGTGACAGCAGAGGCTCTGGACCTGGTGCAGATGTTCCTGCGCCAGAGCTCAGACGGACGCTACTTTAATCCAGCTCACGAGTTCACGGTAGCCGCCGCCAACGTGATGTGCGCCTTGTGCTTCGGGAAGCGCTACGGACACGACGACATTGAGTTCAGGAACCTGTTGAAGCGCCTGGACAAGTTCGGGGAGACGGTGGGGGCGGGTAGCCTGGTGGACGTCATGCCCTGGCTCCAGTCCTTCCCCAACCCGGTGCGCAGCGGCTACGAGAACTTCAAGCACATCAACGAAGAGTTCTACGCCTACGTGAAGGACAAGGTGCTGCAGCACCGGGACACGTACCGCGCCGGCGTGACCCGGGACATGAGCGACGCCTTCATCCGCGCCATCGACCACGGCGAGGACAGCGGCCTGAGCGAGGAGTACGTGGAGGCCACGGTCACCGACCTGGTCGGCGCGGGCCAGGACACCGTGTCCACCCTGCTGCAGTggatcctgctgctgctggtcaaGTACCCCGACGTCCAGGCCCGGCTGCAGGAGCTGGTAGACCAGGTGGTGGGGCGGCACCGGCTGCCCTCTCTGGAGGACCGGAGCCGCCTGGCCTACCTGGACGCCTTCATCTACGAGACCATGCGCTACACCAGCTTTGTGCCGCTCACCATCCCCCACTCCACCACAGCTGACGTGACTGTGGACGGCCTCTACATCCCCCGGGACACGGTGGTGTTCGTCAACCAGTCCTCCGTCAACCACGACCCGCTGCGGTGGACGGAACCCGGCGTGTTCCGGCCCTCGCGCTTCCTGGACGCCGACGGCGCCCTGGACCGGGACGCCACCAACGGGGTCATGGTGTTCTCCACGGGGAAGAGGCGGTGCGTGGGCCAGCAGCTGGCCAAGGTGGAGGTGTTTGTGATCACCGCCGTGCTGCTGCACCAGTGCACCTTCGAGAGGGACCCGTCCCGGCCCCTCACCTTGGACTGCTCCTACGGCCTCACGCTGAAGCCCCTGCCGTTTGGGGTCAGCGCCAGGCTGAGGGGGGACCCCCTGAGAGGGGGGTCACTGGCGTGA
- the LOC130383014 gene encoding cytochrome P450 1B1-like, whose protein sequence is MGQLETEGGIIKEWSGQVQPALVATLVFLFCLEACLWVRNLRLKRRLPGPFAWPVVGNAMQLGQMPHITFSRLAKKYGNVYQIRLGGNDIVVLNGDKAIREALIEHSTEFAGRPDFVSFQAVSGGNSMTFSSYSKQWKMHRKIAQSTLRAFSSANSQTKRAFEGHVVGEAVQLVEIFHSLSAEGRYFNPGNALTVAAANVICALCFGKRYGHEDEEFKTLLGRVEKFGETVGAGSLVDVMPWLRTFPNPVRTIFLDFLDLNRQYFDFIQSKVVADRETFNPEVTRGMSDAIIGVIEAEGNTGLTEAHTESTVSDLIGAGLDTISTALHWNCLLLAKYPDIQTRLQETIDREVGRDRLPTMEDRSALAYLDAFTYETMRYISFVPVTIPHSTTSDVTVDGMLILKDTVVFVNQSSVNHDPLTWKDPHVFDPSRFLDEDGRLDKDLTNNVMIFSAGKRRCIGDQIAKVELFLFLAILIHQCHFEKNPSQDLHLNYTYGLTLKPLDYKISAKLRGESLIGT, encoded by the coding sequence ATGGGTCAACTGGAAACTGAAGGCGGCATCATCAAGGAATGGAGTGGACAGGTCCAACCTGCTCTTGTTGCCACGCTGGTCTTCCTCTTCTGTCTGGAAGCCTGTCTGTGGGTCAGGAACCTCAGGCTCAAGAGAAGACTCCCAGGACCGTTTGCCTGGCCCGTGGTGGGCAACGCCATGCAGCTGGGCCAGATGCCCCACATCACCTTCTCCCGGCTGGCTAAGAAATACGGCAATGTGTACCAGATACGCCTGGGAGGCAACGACATCGTGGTTCTGAACGGAGACAAGGCGATCCGGGAGGCTCTGATTGAGCACAGCACTGAATTTGCGGGCAGACCCGACTTTGTGTCTTTCCAGGCGGTCTCAGGAGGGAACAGTATGACCTTTTCAAGCTACAGCAAACAGTGGAAGATGCACAGGAAGATTGCTCAGTCCACCCTCAGGGCTTTCTCCTCGGCCAACAGTCAGACCAAGAGAGCCTTTGAGGGACACGTAGTGGGCGAGGCCGTCCAACTGGTCGAAATCTTCCATAGCCTCAGTGCCGAAGGGCGATACTTCAACCCAGGCAACGCTCTGACGGTCGCAGCGGCCAACGTGATCTGCGCCTTGTGCTTCGGAAAACGCTACGGCCACGAAGACGAGGAGTTCAAAACGCTGTTGGGGAGGGTGGAGAAGTTTGGGGAGACGGTGGGGGCCGGCAGCTTGGTCGACGTCATGCCCTGGCTACGGACCTTCCCAAACCCGGTCCGCACCATCTTCCTGGATTTCCTGGACCTGAACCGGCAGTACTTTGACTTCATCCAGAGTAAGGTGGTGGCGGACAGAGAGACGTTTAACCCCGAGGTCACACGGGGCATGAGCGACGCTATCATCGGCGTGATCGAGGCCGAGGGGAACACCGGGCTCACGGAGGCCCACACGGAGAGCACCGTGTCGGACCTGATCGGGGCAGGCCTGGACACCATCTCCACCGCACTGCACTGGAACTGCCTGCTGTTGGCCAAGTACCCGGACATCCAGACCCGGCTGCAGGAGACCATCGACCGGGAGGTGGGGCGCGACAGGCTGCCCACGATGGAGGACAGGAGCGCGCTGGCGTACCTGGACGCCTTCACCTACGAGACCATGCGCTACATCAGCTTCGTGCCCGTCACCATCCCCCACTCCACCACGTCGGACGTCACCGTGGACGGCATGCTCATCCTCAAGGACACGGTGGTGTTTGTCAACCAGTCGTCCGTGAACCACGATCCGCTGACCTGGAAGGACCCGCATGTCTTTGACCCCTCGCGCTTCCTGGATGAGGACGGCCGCCTGGACAAGGACCTCACGAACAACGTCATGATCTTCTCCGCGGGGAAGAGGCGCTGCATCGGAGACCAGATCGCCAAGGTGGAGCTCTTTTTGTTTCTGGCCATCCTGATCCACCAGTGTCACTTTGAGAAGAATCCCAGTCAGGATCTGCACTTGAACTACACCTATGGGCTGACACTCAAGCCGCTAGATTACAAGATCTCAGCCAAACTCAGAGGAGAATCTCTCATTGGTACATGA